TGGGCGAACGAGACCATGGCCGCCTCGAAGGGCGACGGCGCAAGGTAGATGCCCTTGTCGCGCATCTGCTTGTAATAGCTGGTGTACAGTGCCGCGTTGGCGGTCTTGGCGCTGGCGAAGTCGGTGACCGGCTGGTCGGTGAAGAACACCGTGAACATGGAGGCGATGGTGTTTACCCGTACCGGCACGCCCTTGGCCGCCAGAATGGCTTGCAGTTCCGTGGCCAGCGCGGCCACGCGGGCTTCCAGCGCGTCGTAGTCGGATTTCTTCAGCTCCGCCAGGGTGGCGATGCCCGCCGCCATGGCCAGTGGGTTACCGGACAGGGTGCCCGCCTGGTACACCTCGCCGCAGGGGGCGATGCGGCGCATCAGGTCGGCCCTGCCGCCGTAGGCGCCCACGGGCAGGCCGCCACCGATGATCTTGCCGAGGGTGGTCAGGTCAGGCGTGATGCCGAAGCGCTTCTGCGCCCCGCCGTAGTTCACGCGGAAGCCGGTGATCACCTCGTCGAAGATCAGCAGCGCGCCGTGTTCGGTGCACAGGTCGCGCAGGCCCTGCAAGAAGCCGTTCACCGGCAGGACCAGGCCCATGTTGCCCGCCACAGGTTCCACGATGATGGCGGCGATGTCCTTGCCGTGCAGGGTGAACAGTTCCGCCACGGCGGTCAGGTCGTTGTAGGGGGCCAGCAGGGTGTCGCGCACCGTGGCCTCGGGCACGCCGGGGGTGCCGGGAATGGACAGGGTGGCCACGCCCGAACCGGCGCTGGCCAGAAAGGCGTCGGCATGGCCGTGGTAGCAGCCCACGAACTTGACCACCTTGTTGCGGCCGGTGACGCCGCGCGCAAGGCGCAGGGCGCTCATGGTGGCTTCTGTCCCCGAATTGACCATGCGCACCATTTGCACGCCGGGCAGGGCGTCGATGACGGCTTCTGCCAGGACCACCTCGTCTTCGCAGGGGGCGCCGTAGCTGGTGCCCCGGTCCACGGCGGCGTGGATGGCGCTGGCCACCACGGGGTGGGCGTGGCCGAGCAGCATGGGGCCCCATGACTGCACGTAGTCGACGAAGGTTTCACCGTCCACGGTGGTCAGGTGGCTGCCCTTGGCGTGGGCCACGAACAGGGGGTCGCTGTCAACGCCCAGGCAGGCGCGCACGGGGCTGTTGACCCCGCCGGGGATGAGTTGCTGGGCGCGTTCGAAAAGTTCCTTGGAGCGGTGGTCCATGCTGCGTTCTCCGTGGCGTGCGTGAGGTTCCGGCGGAAACCCGCGCGGGGCGGGTATGTTTCGGCGTTGGCTGGGCGGGGCCCGGTGGTGGCGGCCTGGGGGTAGCGCGAACGCGTTGCCGACGGAATCCTACGCGTTGCGGTCGCTATCCGTAAGGTTCGCGCGTTGCGCACGATGGCCGTAGGGCTCACAAGCTCGCCCAACGGCCACGCCTTGCGCCCTTTGGGTCGGTCTACGTGCTCACCTAACGGCTACCGCTTTGTCGCCGGGCAAGGCGGACAAAACCCGTAATTCCTCGCATCGCGTCCGGACCAGCCACCCGCAGCGGAAGACCGTCGCGGGCATAAGGAAGAAAGGCAGGTTCCGGATGAAAAAATGGGCGCCTGAAAGGCGCGGCGCAGGGGGCGCGTCTTCCGGTATCGCGCCTATTCCGGAAAATAGACCATGGAGGTCTTTTTCAGCTCGCGCAGCGATTCGAGCACGGCGTATTCGTCGAGCACGGTTTCGCGACGTAGTTGTTCGATGACTTCCAGGTGTTCCGTTTCGTGGCGGCCATGGATCATGGTGTACAGTTCGTACGGCCAGTCGGGCGCGGACGAGGGGCGGTAGTAGGCGTGCGAGATCAGCGGGTGTTCGGCGGCCTGCTTGCCCGCCTCTTCGGCCTGCTGTTCGGTGACGCGCCAGGCCACCATGGCGTTGTGGGTCCACCCGGCGCGCTGGTGCTTGATGCTGGCGCCGAAGCGGCGGATGGAGCCGTCTTCCTTCATGCGGCGCAGCAGGTCGAGCACGGTGGCTTCGTCGGTGCCCACGGCGGCGGCGATGTCTGCGTAAGGGGTGGCGCTGTCGGGCAGGTTCTTCTGCACGATGGTCAGGATGCGGCGCTCGGTGTCGGTGAATCGGGGCGCGGTGTCGTCGGGACGGCTCATGCGGGGTCCTCGTTCGGTTGCGGTTCGACACACGCTGATACCCCGTCCCACCGGACGACGCAACCCGCAGGGGAGGGGAGACGGGCGGGTGCTGTGGTGGGGCGGGGCCCGTGGCGATGGAGCGCCCGGGCATGTGCGTTGCCGGGACGGAGCGCCCCGTGCGAGGTCGAACGCCCCGTGCGTGGTGGAACTGCCCTTGACCAGATGTGGGGCCGCCTCGCGCGGGGTGCCCGCCATCCGCCCGTCATCCACGCGTCACTCCCCCGTCCGTCACCCATCCGTCACAGGCTTGCCGTATTGAGGTCGCGGCGCGCCTGCCTTGTGGCGGGCCGCGCTTTGCCATATCCTTTCGCACCATTGATGCACTGGGTGCGTCGGCACACTTGGCACACCAGACACAGCACGCGCCGCTTGCGGCCACGGAGTATACGACATGACCAGCGACGCCATGCGCATCGCCGTCATCGGGGGCGGCAGCTGGGGCACGGCCCTGGCCCACCTGCTGGCGGGCAAGGGCTACGATGTGCGCCTGCTGCTGCGCGACGCCGATGTGGCGCGGGCCATCAACACCCGGCACGAAAACCCGCGCTATCTGGCGGGGCTGGCCCTGCATCCCGGCGTGCGCGCGCACGTGGTCGCCGCCGAGGCGCTGGAAGGCGCGGAGGTGGTGCTTTCCGTGGTGCCCTGCCAGCAGGTGCGCGGGGTGCTGCGCGGGTTGCGGCCCCTGCTGCCGCGCGAGGTGGTGTTCGTCAGCGCCAGCAAGGGCGTGGAGACGGGCAGCATGCGCACCATCGCCGAGATGGTGGCGGAGGAACTGGAAGGGCTGGACCCGCGCTACGCCGTGCTTTCCGGGCCGTCCTTCGCGGCGGAGGTGGTGCGCAACCTGCCCACCGCCGTGGTGCTGGGCTGCACGGACGCGGACCTTGGCGCGCGGCTGCGCGAGGTGTTTTCCACCCCCGGCTTCCGCACCTATTCCAGTACGGACGTGCGCGGGGTGGAACTGGGCGGCGCGGTGAAGAACGTCATCGCCATTGCCGCCGGGCTGTCCGACGGCCTCGGCTTCGGCAGCAACGCGCGGGCCGGGCTGATCACGCGCGGGCTGGCGGAAATGTCCCGCCTGGGCGAGGCGCTGGGGGCGCGGGCATCCACCTTCATGGGGCTTTCCGGTCTGGGCGATCTGGTGCTGACCTGCACGGGCGACCTTTCGCGCAACCGGCAGGTGGGGCTGCGTCTGGCCGAGGGGCGGGCGCTGGCCGACATCGTCACCGAGATGCGCATGGTGGCCGAAGGGGTGAAGACCACAGAGGCCGTGCACGACCTTGCCGCCGCCATGGGCGTGGACATGCCCATCACCGACGCCATGTACAGCGTGCTGCACGACGGCGCCAACCCGCACGACGCGGTGCGCGAACTGATGACCCGCGAGCTGAAGGAAGAGTAAGATGGACTAGGAGGCTACTGTGCAAGATCAGGATATGCTTAAGGCCGTTCTTCTGTGTTATGAAGTAGCGAAGAGCGTTTTTGTTGCGTTTTCCATAGGATGGTTGCTTGCTGACTTGCTAGAGTTCCTTCGGATTTTGCGGTTTGGTAAGGGGTATTATTGGGTGTTCAGGGAGGGGCAAGACAGGACAAAAGCGGTTAGCGCGTTTCTTAATGAAAAGTCTCATGGTTTTACAAATTTTGGCATAAAATTTTGCGTAGGTGGTTCTTTTGTGCCAGCAGTAAGTGCTTTTTATGAAAGTATGGTGATCCGTGTCGTGCTCTTTTTGATAGGTGCTGTATTCGTTTTTTATGGTCTGTTGATTAATTCTGGTTCGGGTATCTTGGTGGGTGCCAATCGGGAGTGACCGTGCCGCTGTAGCTGTTATATTTTGCTACCCCGGCAGCCACTGCACCCACAGCCTGCGCTCGCGCGGGCCGTCGAATTCGCAGAAGTACACCCCCTGCCATGTGCCAAGGCGCAACCGCCCGCCATCCACGATGAGCAGCATGGACGGCCCGAACAGGCTGGTCTTGATGTGCGCGTCGCTGTTGCCTTCGGCGTGGCGGTAATCACCGCGCCGGGGGACGATGGTGCCCATGTTCACGGCGATGTCGCGGGCAACGTCCGGGTCCGCCGCCTCGTTCACGGTCACCGCGCCGGTGGTGTGCGGGCAGAACAGCACCAGTGCGCCTTCGGTCCAGCCTTTGCGGGCCACCAGTTCCTGAAGTTCTTCGGTCACGTCCAGCAATTGTTCGCGCGCGGTGGTGCGCAGGGACAGCGTTTCCATGGGGTCTCCTTGGGGGATTCTTCTGTGAGACTGGGGCGGCCGGGTTGCGCCGCGCCGGATGCCCGCGCGGGGCGCCCTTGCTGGTCCA
This genomic window from Nitratidesulfovibrio sp. SRB-5 contains:
- the hemL gene encoding glutamate-1-semialdehyde 2,1-aminomutase is translated as MDHRSKELFERAQQLIPGGVNSPVRACLGVDSDPLFVAHAKGSHLTTVDGETFVDYVQSWGPMLLGHAHPVVASAIHAAVDRGTSYGAPCEDEVVLAEAVIDALPGVQMVRMVNSGTEATMSALRLARGVTGRNKVVKFVGCYHGHADAFLASAGSGVATLSIPGTPGVPEATVRDTLLAPYNDLTAVAELFTLHGKDIAAIIVEPVAGNMGLVLPVNGFLQGLRDLCTEHGALLIFDEVITGFRVNYGGAQKRFGITPDLTTLGKIIGGGLPVGAYGGRADLMRRIAPCGEVYQAGTLSGNPLAMAAGIATLAELKKSDYDALEARVAALATELQAILAAKGVPVRVNTIASMFTVFFTDQPVTDFASAKTANAALYTSYYKQMRDKGIYLAPSPFEAAMVSFAHTDADLAALLDAARAITLSA
- the ahbB gene encoding siroheme decarboxylase subunit beta → MSRPDDTAPRFTDTERRILTIVQKNLPDSATPYADIAAAVGTDEATVLDLLRRMKEDGSIRRFGASIKHQRAGWTHNAMVAWRVTEQQAEEAGKQAAEHPLISHAYYRPSSAPDWPYELYTMIHGRHETEHLEVIEQLRRETVLDEYAVLESLRELKKTSMVYFPE
- a CDS encoding NAD(P)H-dependent glycerol-3-phosphate dehydrogenase; translated protein: MRIAVIGGGSWGTALAHLLAGKGYDVRLLLRDADVARAINTRHENPRYLAGLALHPGVRAHVVAAEALEGAEVVLSVVPCQQVRGVLRGLRPLLPREVVFVSASKGVETGSMRTIAEMVAEELEGLDPRYAVLSGPSFAAEVVRNLPTAVVLGCTDADLGARLREVFSTPGFRTYSSTDVRGVELGGAVKNVIAIAAGLSDGLGFGSNARAGLITRGLAEMSRLGEALGARASTFMGLSGLGDLVLTCTGDLSRNRQVGLRLAEGRALADIVTEMRMVAEGVKTTEAVHDLAAAMGVDMPITDAMYSVLHDGANPHDAVRELMTRELKEE
- a CDS encoding secondary thiamine-phosphate synthase enzyme YjbQ; translation: METLSLRTTAREQLLDVTEELQELVARKGWTEGALVLFCPHTTGAVTVNEAADPDVARDIAVNMGTIVPRRGDYRHAEGNSDAHIKTSLFGPSMLLIVDGGRLRLGTWQGVYFCEFDGPRERRLWVQWLPG